Proteins from one Comamonas flocculans genomic window:
- a CDS encoding ABC transporter ATP-binding protein, translating into MQHHRETGAPGALADSLKTDWQDMLAPSENVLAVLQVDLDEQLHFAATTLALTDRRLLARTAAGALRQWPLAPGLLLQEFDASGVGTLELHDAHERLALWRFTLTHHPGALDFQHHFQRAVAALGQHGGMAPEPEDGQNCPRCHTPLPEGSDECPVCGLREEEPRASTWVLLRLWRFARPYRRQLLLGFVLTLLSTAATLVPPYLTIPLMDEVLIPFQDGKSIPVSTVALYLSGLLAAALVAWGLGWARTWVLALVSERIGADLRTATYEHLLRLSLDYFGSKRTGDLMARIGSETDRINVFLSLHALDFATDVLMMVMTAVILVSINPWLALVTLVPLPFIAWMIHSVRDRLRTGFEKMDRIWSEVTNVLADTIPGIRVVKAFAQEAREAERFRVANQRNLQANDRLNKTWSLFSPTVTLATEIGLLVVWAFGIWLVAGGQITVGVLTAFLAYIGRFYTRLDSMSRIVSVTQKAAAGAKRIFDILDHVSNVPEPVNPVRLPRVEGAIALQGVVFRYGSRTVIKNLSLAIRPGEMIGLVGHSGSGKSTLVNLISRFSDVADGSISVDGVDIRRLAVSDWRRHIGLVLQEPFLFFGTVAENIAYGKPEATRAEIIAAARAAHAHDFILRLPLGYDSLVGERGQGLSGGERQRISIARALLIDPRVLILDEATSAVDTETEKEIQKALDNLVQGRTTIAIAHRLSTLRKADRLVVMDRGEIVEVGPHDELMAREGAYWRLYQAQARRAAEEEGVAA; encoded by the coding sequence ATGCAACATCACCGTGAGACGGGCGCCCCGGGCGCCCTGGCAGATTCCCTGAAAACCGATTGGCAAGACATGCTTGCACCCAGCGAGAACGTGCTGGCCGTGCTGCAGGTTGACCTGGACGAGCAGCTGCACTTTGCCGCCACCACCCTGGCGCTGACCGACCGGCGCCTGCTGGCGCGCACCGCCGCTGGCGCGCTGCGCCAGTGGCCGCTGGCCCCCGGGCTGCTGCTGCAGGAGTTCGACGCCTCGGGCGTGGGCACGCTGGAGCTGCACGACGCGCACGAGCGCCTGGCGCTGTGGCGCTTCACGCTCACGCACCACCCCGGGGCGCTCGATTTCCAGCACCACTTCCAGCGCGCGGTCGCCGCGCTGGGCCAGCACGGCGGCATGGCGCCCGAGCCCGAAGACGGCCAGAACTGCCCGCGCTGCCACACCCCGCTGCCCGAGGGCAGCGACGAATGTCCGGTCTGCGGCCTGCGCGAGGAAGAGCCGCGCGCCTCCACCTGGGTGCTGCTGCGGCTGTGGCGCTTTGCCCGGCCCTACAGGAGGCAGCTGCTGCTGGGCTTCGTGCTCACGCTGCTCTCCACGGCCGCCACGCTGGTGCCGCCCTACCTGACGATTCCGCTGATGGACGAGGTGCTGATCCCGTTTCAGGACGGCAAGAGCATCCCAGTGTCCACCGTCGCGCTGTACCTGAGTGGCCTGCTCGCGGCGGCGCTCGTCGCCTGGGGCCTGGGCTGGGCGCGCACCTGGGTGCTGGCGCTGGTGTCCGAGCGCATCGGCGCCGACCTGCGCACCGCCACCTACGAGCACCTGCTGCGCCTGTCGCTGGACTATTTCGGCAGCAAGCGCACGGGCGACCTGATGGCGCGCATAGGCTCGGAGACGGACCGCATCAACGTCTTCCTGTCGCTGCACGCGCTCGACTTCGCCACCGACGTGCTGATGATGGTGATGACCGCCGTCATCCTCGTGTCGATCAACCCCTGGCTCGCGCTGGTCACGCTGGTGCCGCTGCCCTTCATCGCCTGGATGATCCACAGCGTGCGCGACCGCCTGCGCACCGGCTTCGAGAAGATGGACCGCATCTGGAGCGAGGTGACCAACGTGCTGGCCGACACCATCCCTGGCATCCGCGTGGTCAAGGCCTTCGCGCAGGAGGCGCGCGAGGCCGAGCGCTTTCGCGTCGCCAACCAGCGCAACCTGCAGGCCAACGACCGGCTGAACAAGACCTGGAGCCTGTTCTCGCCCACGGTGACGCTGGCCACCGAGATCGGCCTGCTCGTGGTCTGGGCCTTCGGCATCTGGCTGGTGGCGGGCGGGCAGATCACCGTCGGCGTGCTCACCGCCTTCCTGGCCTACATCGGGCGCTTCTACACGCGGCTCGATTCCATGAGCCGCATCGTCTCGGTCACGCAGAAGGCGGCGGCCGGCGCCAAGCGCATCTTCGACATCCTGGACCACGTGAGCAACGTGCCCGAGCCGGTCAACCCTGTGCGCCTGCCGCGCGTGGAGGGCGCGATCGCGCTGCAGGGCGTGGTGTTTCGCTACGGCAGCCGCACGGTGATCAAGAACCTGTCGCTGGCGATACGACCCGGCGAGATGATCGGCCTGGTGGGCCACAGCGGCTCGGGCAAGAGCACGCTGGTGAACCTGATCAGCCGCTTTTCCGACGTGGCCGATGGATCCATCAGCGTGGACGGTGTCGATATCCGCCGCCTGGCGGTGAGCGACTGGCGCCGCCACATCGGCCTGGTGCTGCAGGAGCCCTTCCTGTTCTTTGGCACCGTGGCCGAGAACATCGCCTACGGCAAGCCTGAGGCCACGCGCGCCGAGATCATCGCCGCCGCGCGCGCCGCGCATGCGCACGACTTCATCCTGCGCCTGCCGCTGGGCTACGACTCGCTGGTGGGCGAGCGCGGCCAGGGCCTGTCCGGCGGCGAGCGCCAGCGCATCTCGATCGCGCGCGCGCTGCTGATCGACCCGCGCGTGCTCATTCTGGACGAAGCCACCTCGGCCGTGGATACCGAGACCGAGAAGGAAATCCAGAAGGCGCTGGACAACCTGGTGCAGGGGCGCACCACGATCGCGATCGCCCACCGCCTGTCCACGCTGCGCAAGGCCGACCGACTTGTGGTCATGGACCGCGGCGAGATCGTCGAAGTCGGCCCGCACGATGAACTCATGGCGCGCGAGGGCGCCTACTGGCGCCTGTACCAGGCCCAGGCCCGGCGCGCCGCCGAAGAAGAAGGGGTGGCCGCATGA
- a CDS encoding 5'-nucleotidase: MASTLSGKLVVAISSRALFDFEEENRLFETGDEAKYMHYQLEHVQQPPGPGVAFALVKKLLAFNTSEAQRVEVVMLSRNDPASGLRVFASAQAAGMRIERGVFTRGRDPFGYLRPLGAHLFLSANAADVQQALSMGYPAARVLTESRPAGAHYPLEVRIAFDGDAVLFSDEAELVYQQGGLPAFVQHETELATTPLAGGPFKPLLAALHHLQQQAQASQTMRIRTALVTARSAPAHERAVRTLLDWGITVDEAMFLGGLEKGPFLREFEPDFFFDDQRSHVLSAARHVPVGHVGALQPAARQEKG, from the coding sequence ATGGCAAGCACCCTGAGCGGCAAGCTCGTCGTCGCGATCTCCTCGCGCGCGCTGTTCGACTTCGAGGAAGAAAACCGCCTGTTCGAGACCGGCGACGAGGCCAAGTACATGCACTACCAGCTCGAACACGTGCAGCAGCCGCCCGGCCCGGGCGTGGCCTTTGCGCTGGTCAAGAAGCTGCTGGCCTTCAACACCAGCGAAGCCCAGCGCGTGGAGGTCGTCATGCTCTCGCGCAACGACCCGGCCAGCGGGCTGCGCGTCTTCGCCTCGGCCCAGGCGGCGGGCATGCGCATCGAGCGCGGCGTGTTCACGCGCGGCCGCGACCCCTTCGGCTACCTGCGCCCGCTCGGCGCCCACCTGTTTCTTTCGGCCAATGCGGCGGACGTGCAGCAGGCGCTTTCCATGGGCTACCCGGCCGCGCGCGTGCTGACCGAGTCGCGGCCCGCGGGCGCGCACTATCCGCTGGAAGTGCGCATTGCCTTCGATGGCGACGCGGTGCTGTTTTCCGACGAAGCCGAGCTTGTCTACCAGCAGGGTGGCCTGCCCGCCTTCGTGCAGCACGAAACCGAACTGGCCACCACCCCGCTGGCCGGCGGCCCTTTCAAGCCGCTGCTGGCGGCGCTGCACCACCTGCAGCAGCAGGCCCAGGCCTCGCAGACCATGCGCATCCGCACCGCGCTGGTCACCGCCCGCAGCGCTCCGGCGCACGAGCGTGCGGTGCGCACCCTGCTCGACTGGGGCATCACGGTGGACGAGGCGATGTTCCTCGGCGGCCTGGAAAAAGGCCCTTTCCTGCGCGAGTTCGAGCCGGACTTTTTCTTTGACGACCAGCGCAGCCATGTGCTGAGCGCCGCCCGGCATGTGCCGGTCGGCCACGTGGGCGCCCTGCAGCCGGCGGCCAGGCAAGAAAAAGGGTAG
- the cphA gene encoding cyanophycin synthetase, producing the protein MQILRTRALRGPNLWTRSTAIETIVHCDASEHDIGSGSAFEERLRARFPEVGALLPQGAEQAVSLAHVLEAAARQLQAQAGCRVTFSRTHETVEADTYQVVVEYTEEEVGRRAMLEAEQLIRAALADTPYDTATTLAELRELDQEVRMGPSTRNIIDAALARGIPYRRLTSGSLVQLGWGVKARRIQAAELDMTSAVAESIAQDKDLTKRLLHAAGVPVPLGRPVHDLDDAWSLAQEVGLPVVVKPRDGNQGKGVTVNISSREQLRAAWATALEYGSEVMLERFLPGHDFRLLVVGNQMVAAARREPPQVLGDGEHSVRELVDIVNQDPRRGSGHGTALTKVRLDDIALARLANEGMTPESVPAQGQRVVLRHNANLSTGGSATDVTDDVHPDIAARAVDAAQTIGLHICGVDVICESMLRPLEEQGGGIVEVNAAPGLRMHLSPSFGKPRNVGVPMIDALFPPGEDGRIPVVAVTGTNGKTTTTRLIAHLCSAHGWTTAMTNTDGVYVGGHQIDSGDCSGPKSARNALAHPDTEAAVLECARGGILREGLGFDQCQVAVVTNIGAGDHLGLNYITTVEDVAVLKRVIVQNVAPTGWAVLNAADPHCAAMAHVCPGKVIFFAQDRHHPVMVTHRAQGGRVVYVDEGRIVAAEGSWRESILLRDIPLTHGGLIGFQVDNVMAAVGAAWGTGLPWDTVRRGLASFESSTDSVPGRFNVMDYHGATIIADYGHNPDAIRALVQATQAMPGAHRAVVISGAGDRRDQDITEQTEILGSSFDDVILYQDACQRGRADGEVLALLHKGLQGASRASYVTEVHGEFLAIDHALARLRPGDLCLVLVDQVQESLAHLQQRCQEPHL; encoded by the coding sequence ATGCAGATCCTTCGCACCCGCGCCTTGCGTGGCCCCAACCTCTGGACGCGCAGCACCGCCATCGAGACCATCGTGCACTGCGACGCGAGCGAGCACGACATCGGCAGCGGCTCGGCCTTTGAAGAGCGCCTGCGCGCACGCTTTCCCGAAGTCGGCGCGCTGCTGCCGCAGGGGGCGGAGCAGGCGGTCTCGCTCGCGCACGTGCTGGAAGCGGCCGCGCGCCAGCTGCAGGCGCAGGCGGGCTGCCGCGTCACCTTCAGCCGCACGCACGAGACGGTGGAGGCCGATACCTACCAGGTGGTGGTCGAATACACCGAGGAAGAAGTCGGGCGCCGCGCCATGCTGGAGGCCGAGCAGCTGATCCGCGCGGCCCTGGCCGACACGCCCTACGACACCGCCACCACCCTGGCCGAGCTGCGCGAGCTCGACCAGGAAGTGCGCATGGGCCCGTCCACGCGCAACATCATCGACGCGGCCCTTGCGCGCGGCATACCCTACCGGCGCCTGACCTCGGGCTCTCTGGTGCAGCTGGGCTGGGGCGTGAAGGCGCGGCGCATCCAGGCGGCGGAGCTGGACATGACCAGCGCCGTGGCCGAATCCATCGCCCAGGACAAGGATCTGACCAAGCGCCTGCTGCACGCCGCCGGCGTACCGGTGCCGCTGGGCCGTCCGGTGCACGACCTGGACGACGCCTGGTCGCTGGCGCAGGAGGTGGGCCTGCCGGTGGTGGTCAAACCGCGCGACGGCAACCAGGGCAAGGGCGTGACGGTGAACATCAGCTCGCGCGAGCAACTGCGGGCCGCCTGGGCGACGGCGCTCGAATACGGCAGCGAAGTCATGCTCGAGCGGTTTCTGCCGGGGCACGACTTTCGCCTGCTGGTGGTGGGCAACCAGATGGTCGCCGCCGCGCGGCGCGAGCCGCCGCAGGTGCTGGGCGACGGCGAGCACAGCGTGCGCGAGCTGGTGGACATCGTCAACCAGGACCCGCGCCGCGGCAGCGGCCACGGCACCGCGCTGACCAAGGTGCGCCTGGACGACATTGCCCTGGCGCGCCTGGCCAACGAGGGCATGACGCCCGAATCCGTGCCGGCGCAGGGCCAGCGCGTGGTGCTGCGCCACAACGCCAACCTGTCCACCGGCGGCAGCGCCACCGACGTGACCGACGACGTGCATCCCGACATCGCCGCGCGCGCGGTGGACGCGGCCCAGACCATAGGCCTGCACATCTGCGGCGTGGACGTGATCTGCGAATCGATGCTCAGGCCGTTGGAGGAACAGGGCGGGGGCATCGTCGAGGTCAACGCCGCGCCGGGCCTGCGCATGCACCTCTCGCCCTCGTTCGGCAAGCCGCGCAACGTGGGCGTACCCATGATCGACGCGCTCTTTCCCCCGGGCGAAGATGGCCGCATTCCCGTGGTCGCCGTGACCGGCACCAACGGCAAGACCACCACCACCCGCCTCATCGCCCACCTGTGCAGCGCGCATGGCTGGACCACCGCGATGACCAACACCGACGGCGTGTACGTCGGCGGGCACCAGATCGACAGCGGCGACTGCTCCGGCCCCAAGAGCGCGCGCAACGCCCTCGCCCATCCCGACACGGAGGCGGCGGTGCTCGAATGCGCGCGCGGCGGCATTCTGCGCGAGGGACTGGGCTTCGACCAGTGCCAGGTGGCCGTGGTCACCAACATCGGCGCGGGCGACCACCTGGGACTGAACTACATCACCACGGTGGAAGACGTGGCGGTCTTGAAGCGCGTGATCGTGCAGAACGTGGCGCCCACCGGCTGGGCCGTACTCAACGCGGCCGATCCGCACTGCGCGGCCATGGCGCACGTGTGTCCGGGCAAGGTGATCTTCTTCGCGCAAGACCGCCACCATCCGGTGATGGTCACGCACCGCGCGCAAGGCGGGCGCGTGGTCTACGTGGACGAGGGGCGGATCGTGGCCGCCGAGGGCTCCTGGCGCGAGAGCATCCTGCTGCGCGATATCCCGCTCACGCATGGCGGGCTGATCGGCTTTCAGGTGGACAACGTGATGGCGGCCGTGGGCGCGGCCTGGGGCACGGGCCTGCCGTGGGACACGGTGCGCCGGGGCCTGGCAAGCTTCGAGAGCAGCACCGACAGCGTGCCGGGGCGCTTCAACGTCATGGACTACCACGGCGCCACCATCATCGCCGACTACGGCCACAACCCCGACGCCATCCGCGCGCTGGTGCAGGCGACGCAGGCCATGCCCGGCGCGCACCGCGCCGTGGTCATCAGCGGCGCGGGCGACCGGCGCGACCAGGACATCACCGAGCAGACGGAAATCCTGGGCAGCAGTTTCGACGACGTGATCCTTTACCAGGACGCCTGCCAGCGTGGCCGCGCCGACGGCGAGGTGCTCGCGCTGCTGCACAAGGGCCTGCAGGGCGCGAGCCGGGCAAGCTACGTCACCGAGGTGCATGGCGAGTTCCTGGCCATCGACCACGCGCTGGCGCGCCTCAGGCCGGGCGACCTGTGCCTGGTGCTGGTGGACCAGGTGCAGGAGTCGCTTGCGCACCTGCAACAACGCTGCCAGGAGCCACACCTGTGA
- a CDS encoding CreA family protein has product MATLFATGAALLLAGLAAAASGERIGSVDTAFQWLGRDHDIIVEAYDDPRVQGVTCYLSRARMGGIKGTLGLAEDRAEASISCRQVGPVAFAQPIRQQEQVFSERISLVFKRLRVVRMVDEKRNALVYLTYSDKLIDGSPQNSVTAVPLDPAAPIPLRK; this is encoded by the coding sequence CTGGCGACCCTGTTTGCGACCGGCGCCGCGCTGCTGCTGGCGGGCCTTGCCGCCGCGGCCTCGGGCGAGCGCATCGGCAGCGTGGACACGGCCTTTCAGTGGCTGGGGCGCGACCACGACATCATCGTCGAGGCCTATGACGACCCGCGCGTGCAGGGCGTCACCTGCTACCTCTCGCGCGCCCGCATGGGCGGCATCAAGGGCACGCTGGGCCTGGCCGAAGACCGCGCCGAGGCCTCGATTTCCTGCCGCCAGGTCGGGCCCGTGGCCTTTGCCCAGCCAATCAGGCAGCAGGAACAGGTGTTCAGCGAACGCATCTCGCTCGTCTTCAAGCGCCTGCGCGTGGTGCGCATGGTGGACGAGAAGCGCAATGCGCTGGTCTACCTGACGTATTCGGACAAGCTGATCGACGGCTCGCCGCAGAACAGCGTCACCGCCGTGCCCCTGGATCCGGCGGCTCCGATTCCGCTCAGGAAGTAG
- a CDS encoding DUF1854 domain-containing protein: MSRLFELRRNAHGRLVLHLADGSEHVGVTPVRAFPIAAPDEGLSLVGPEGKELIWIERLADLPAPARALVEDDLRVRELVPEIRRIVSVSSFSTPSTWQVETDRGATSFVLKGEEDIRRLAERTQLRISASDGLQLRIPDLRQLDKTSRKLLERFL; this comes from the coding sequence ATGAGCCGATTGTTCGAACTGCGACGCAATGCCCATGGCCGCCTGGTGCTGCATCTGGCCGATGGCAGCGAGCACGTGGGCGTCACGCCGGTGCGCGCCTTTCCGATCGCCGCGCCGGACGAGGGCCTGTCGCTGGTCGGCCCCGAGGGCAAGGAACTCATCTGGATAGAGCGCCTGGCGGATCTGCCCGCGCCGGCGCGCGCGCTCGTCGAGGACGACCTGCGCGTGCGCGAGCTGGTGCCCGAGATCCGGCGCATCGTCTCGGTGTCGAGCTTTTCCACGCCCAGCACCTGGCAGGTGGAAACCGACCGCGGGGCGACCAGCTTCGTGCTCAAGGGCGAGGAGGACATCCGCCGCCTCGCCGAGCGCACGCAGCTGCGCATCAGCGCGAGCGACGGGCTGCAGCTGCGCATTCCCGACCTGCGCCAGCTGGACAAGACGTCGCGCAAGCTGCTTGAGCGGTTTTTATAG
- the cphA gene encoding cyanophycin synthetase, with translation MPRFDDIQLLRTTYLRGPSIWTYQPVLEVWLALGALEQHPSSQLAGFNERLTAWLPDLIEHHCGVGTRGGFIERLHEGTWMGHVLEHVIIELLNLSGMPVKFGQTRETSTSGTYRMVFRCPEEAVAREALARGHALIMAAINDQPFDLKAAIQAIKTAIDDNYLGPSTACIVDAAQERRIPHVRLNDGNLVQLGYGAAQRRIWTAESDQTSAIAEGIAQDKDLTKRLLAAAGVPVPEGVIVASADEAWEAAQDIGLPVTVKPSDGNHARGVTLELYKQENIRTAFALADQEGSQVIVERYIQGMEHRVLVVGGKVVAACRGEQVFVTGDGKQTLAELVAELNRDPRRGIEEEYPLELLDLQLPNIQLELARQEVTPETVPAPGRQVLLQRNGNMAIDCTDELHPDVAYYAELAARVVGLDIAGMDLILKEAGRPMKEQDGAILEVNAGPGLLMHLKPSSGAPRPVGQAIVEHLFPGSSEPGSDAGRIPIVGVAGSRHSAFIARLVGWMLQLSGKLTGIASSEGMFIAGRQTQTIDTANWTGAHRLLTNRLAEAVVVQTSARSILQEGLAYDRCLVGLVTDMDGWEQLADHDVRAAEQMVRVLRTQIDVVLPHGAGVLNADIASVAELSVLCDGEVLPYSLSADNAFIATHRQSASARAVFLRGEDLVLATGAKERVLGRLALLRPAQGDSHAPAALLAASACAWALGIAPDLIAAGIRTFEYKI, from the coding sequence ATGCCACGCTTCGACGACATACAACTGCTGCGCACCACCTACCTGCGCGGGCCCAGCATCTGGACCTACCAACCGGTGCTCGAAGTCTGGCTGGCGCTGGGCGCGCTGGAACAGCATCCGTCCAGCCAGCTCGCGGGTTTCAATGAACGGCTGACCGCCTGGCTGCCCGACCTGATCGAGCACCACTGCGGCGTGGGCACGCGCGGCGGCTTCATCGAGCGGCTGCACGAGGGCACCTGGATGGGGCACGTGCTGGAGCACGTCATCATCGAGCTGCTCAACCTCTCGGGCATGCCGGTCAAGTTCGGCCAGACGCGCGAGACCTCCACCAGCGGCACCTACCGCATGGTGTTCCGCTGCCCCGAGGAGGCGGTGGCGCGCGAGGCGCTGGCGCGCGGCCATGCGCTGATCATGGCGGCGATCAACGACCAGCCCTTCGACCTCAAGGCCGCCATCCAGGCGATCAAGACCGCGATCGACGACAACTACCTGGGCCCGAGCACCGCCTGCATCGTGGACGCCGCGCAGGAGCGGCGCATCCCGCACGTGCGCCTGAACGACGGCAACCTGGTGCAGCTGGGCTACGGCGCCGCGCAGCGGCGCATCTGGACCGCCGAGAGCGACCAGACCAGCGCCATCGCCGAAGGCATCGCCCAGGACAAGGACCTGACCAAGCGCCTGCTGGCCGCCGCCGGCGTGCCGGTGCCCGAGGGCGTGATCGTGGCCAGCGCCGACGAAGCCTGGGAAGCGGCGCAGGACATCGGCCTGCCCGTCACCGTCAAGCCCAGCGACGGCAACCATGCGCGCGGCGTGACGCTGGAGCTGTACAAGCAGGAGAACATCCGCACCGCCTTCGCGCTGGCGGACCAGGAAGGCTCGCAGGTCATCGTCGAGCGCTACATCCAGGGCATGGAACACCGCGTGCTGGTGGTCGGTGGCAAGGTGGTGGCCGCCTGCCGCGGCGAGCAGGTGTTCGTGACGGGCGATGGCAAGCAGACGCTGGCCGAGCTGGTGGCCGAGCTCAACCGCGATCCGCGCCGCGGCATCGAGGAGGAGTACCCGCTGGAACTGCTGGATCTGCAGCTGCCCAACATCCAGCTCGAGCTCGCGCGCCAGGAGGTGACGCCCGAGACCGTGCCGGCGCCCGGCCGCCAGGTGCTGCTGCAGCGCAACGGCAACATGGCGATCGACTGCACCGACGAGCTGCACCCCGACGTGGCGTATTACGCCGAACTGGCGGCGCGCGTGGTGGGGCTGGACATCGCCGGCATGGACCTGATCCTCAAGGAAGCGGGCCGGCCGATGAAGGAGCAGGACGGCGCCATCCTCGAGGTCAACGCCGGCCCGGGCCTGCTGATGCACCTCAAGCCCTCCAGCGGCGCGCCGCGCCCCGTGGGCCAGGCGATCGTCGAGCACCTGTTCCCCGGCAGCAGCGAACCGGGCAGCGACGCCGGGCGCATTCCCATCGTCGGCGTCGCGGGCTCGCGGCACAGCGCCTTCATCGCGCGCCTCGTGGGCTGGATGCTGCAGCTGTCGGGCAAGCTCACCGGCATCGCCAGCAGCGAGGGCATGTTCATCGCCGGGCGCCAAACGCAGACGATCGACACCGCCAACTGGACCGGCGCCCACCGGCTGCTGACCAACCGTCTGGCCGAAGCGGTGGTGGTGCAGACCAGCGCCCGCTCCATCCTGCAGGAAGGTCTGGCCTACGACCGCTGCCTGGTCGGCCTGGTGACCGACATGGACGGCTGGGAGCAGCTGGCCGACCACGATGTGCGCGCGGCCGAGCAGATGGTGCGCGTGCTGCGCACCCAGATCGACGTGGTGCTGCCCCACGGCGCGGGGGTGCTGAACGCCGACATCGCCAGCGTGGCCGAGCTCTCGGTGCTGTGCGACGGCGAGGTGCTGCCGTACTCCCTCTCAGCCGACAACGCCTTCATCGCCACGCACCGCCAGAGCGCAAGCGCCCGCGCGGTCTTCCTGCGCGGCGAGGACTTGGTGCTGGCCACCGGCGCCAAGGAGCGCGTGCTCGGGCGCCTGGCCCTGCTGCGCCCCGCCCAGGGCGACAGCCACGCGCCCGCAGCGCTGCTGGCGGCCAGCGCCTGCGCCTGGGCGCTGGGCATAGCGCCGGACCTGATCGCGGCCGGCATCAGGACCTTTGAGTACAAAATTTGA
- the gspF gene encoding type II secretion system inner membrane protein GspF, producing MPAFSFEALDSEGRVRRGTLEADTARAARSLLRAQALVPLEVGTLQGQDGAAPTLLQRLLTRPVFNSTTLAVWTRQLAGLVGSGLQLERALTALADEAEDERQRQLLATLRAEVNAGSPFARALAQFPREFSPIYCAVIGAGEASGGLAQVLERLADDLEERQQLRGKLIGAALYPAIVTVVAIAIVLFLVGYVVPQVASVFAGSKRALPLLTVVMLAISDFVRDYGWLVLIAIAAIALSARLALKNAGFHQKFDAWWLRLPVVGRLARGYNAARFAGTLGMLAGAGVPILKALQAAAETLSNRALRADALEAVVLVREGAPLASALARTRRFPSLLAMFARLGEQTGQLPLMLERAARQMGAEVQRRALQLATILEPLLIVAMGLVVMLIVLAVLQPIIELNQFVK from the coding sequence ATGCCTGCCTTTTCCTTTGAAGCCCTGGACAGCGAAGGCCGCGTGCGCCGCGGCACGCTGGAGGCCGACACCGCGCGCGCCGCACGCAGCCTGTTGCGCGCGCAGGCGCTGGTGCCGCTGGAGGTGGGCACGCTGCAGGGGCAGGACGGCGCCGCGCCGACGCTGCTCCAGCGTCTGCTCACCCGGCCGGTGTTCAACAGCACCACGCTGGCGGTGTGGACGCGCCAGCTTGCCGGGCTGGTCGGCTCGGGCCTGCAACTGGAGCGCGCGCTCACCGCGCTGGCCGACGAGGCCGAGGACGAGCGCCAGCGCCAGCTGCTGGCCACCCTGCGCGCCGAGGTCAACGCCGGCAGCCCCTTTGCCCGGGCGCTGGCGCAGTTTCCGCGCGAGTTCTCGCCCATCTACTGCGCGGTGATCGGCGCAGGCGAGGCCAGCGGCGGCCTGGCGCAGGTGCTCGAGCGCCTGGCCGACGACCTGGAAGAGCGCCAGCAGCTGCGCGGCAAGCTCATCGGGGCGGCGCTGTACCCGGCCATCGTCACCGTGGTGGCGATCGCCATCGTGCTGTTCCTGGTGGGCTATGTCGTGCCCCAGGTGGCCAGCGTGTTTGCCGGCAGCAAGCGTGCGCTGCCCCTGCTCACGGTGGTGATGCTCGCGATCAGCGACTTCGTGCGCGACTATGGCTGGCTGGTGCTGATTGCTATTGCGGCGATAGCTCTCAGCGCCCGCCTGGCCTTGAAAAATGCCGGTTTTCATCAGAAATTCGATGCCTGGTGGCTCAGGCTGCCGGTGGTCGGGCGCCTTGCGCGCGGCTACAACGCAGCGCGTTTTGCCGGCACCCTGGGGATGCTCGCCGGCGCCGGAGTTCCCATCCTCAAGGCCCTGCAGGCGGCGGCCGAGACCCTGTCCAATCGGGCGCTGCGCGCCGATGCGCTCGAGGCCGTGGTGCTGGTGCGCGAGGGCGCGCCCCTCGCTTCGGCGCTGGCGCGCACGCGGCGCTTTCCTTCGCTGCTGGCGATGTTCGCGCGCCTGGGCGAGCAGACCGGGCAATTGCCCCTCATGCTGGAGCGCGCCGCACGCCAGATGGGCGCCGAGGTACAGCGGCGCGCGCTGCAGCTGGCCACCATCCTGGAGCCGCTGCTCATCGTCGCCATGGGCCTGGTCGTGATGCTCATCGTGCTGGCGGTGCTGCAGCCCATCATCGAGCTCAACCAGTTCGTCAAGTAG